In Actinoplanes sp. NBC_00393, a single genomic region encodes these proteins:
- a CDS encoding helix-turn-helix transcriptional regulator, producing the protein MRTTALRLMGAHEIRVRIGRISRQRVYQLARRPDFPAPVADLAQGKIWLADDVEAWIAARRR; encoded by the coding sequence ATGAGAACAACGGCATTGCGTCTCATGGGCGCGCATGAAATCCGGGTGCGGATCGGTCGGATCAGCCGGCAGCGGGTGTACCAGCTCGCCAGGCGGCCGGACTTCCCGGCACCTGTGGCGGACCTGGCGCAAGGCAAGATTTGGCTCGCCGACGACGTGGAGGCCTGGATCGCCGCCCGGCGGCGATGA
- a CDS encoding DNA-processing protein DprA, with translation MSIDLERDRVARATLAYLITLLPDRAEELHALVTFFGPVEALDLLTLPDFPRQDRERYLGDMTIEQLHAHSRAVGEATRQAGARVLTPEDDDWPERLDDLSRVAYAAAPSSTLCLWALGNPGRIPARTVAICGSTAATPYGAAIASDLGQGMATAGWTVGTTSSFGIPAAVMRGTLAVGGRAVVVLPGGIDRPHPASLQGRLSQVTRDGLLVTAYPPGTEPSRERAVAAGRLLAGMTSGTVLVEAGLRSSSIAVIEEAIRRGRRAMIVPGPVTSALSAGTHQALRDHPQARLVRDSADILAELPQLR, from the coding sequence GTGAGCATCGACCTGGAGCGCGATCGCGTCGCCCGAGCCACACTCGCGTACCTGATCACCCTGCTGCCGGATCGGGCCGAAGAGCTGCATGCCCTGGTCACGTTCTTCGGCCCGGTCGAGGCCCTGGACCTGCTGACCTTGCCGGACTTTCCCCGGCAGGACCGGGAGCGGTATCTCGGCGACATGACGATCGAGCAGCTGCATGCCCACAGCCGAGCGGTCGGTGAAGCCACCCGGCAGGCCGGCGCACGGGTGCTCACGCCGGAGGACGACGACTGGCCCGAGCGTCTCGATGATCTCTCCCGCGTCGCCTATGCCGCAGCCCCGAGCTCCACGCTGTGCCTGTGGGCCCTCGGCAACCCCGGGCGCATCCCGGCACGCACCGTGGCGATCTGCGGCAGCACGGCAGCCACCCCGTACGGGGCGGCCATCGCCTCCGACCTGGGTCAGGGCATGGCCACCGCCGGGTGGACCGTCGGCACCACCAGCAGCTTCGGCATCCCCGCCGCCGTAATGCGCGGCACGCTCGCGGTCGGCGGCCGGGCCGTCGTGGTCCTACCCGGCGGCATCGACCGTCCGCACCCGGCCAGCCTGCAGGGCCGACTCAGCCAGGTCACCCGCGACGGACTATTGGTCACCGCCTACCCGCCCGGCACCGAACCCAGCCGCGAACGAGCCGTTGCGGCCGGACGTCTGCTGGCCGGAATGACCAGCGGCACCGTCCTGGTCGAAGCCGGTCTGCGCAGCAGTTCGATCGCCGTGATCGAGGAAGCCATCCGCCGAGGCCGACGCGCCATGATCGTGCCCGGCCCGGTCACCTCAGCCCTGTCCGCCGGCACACACCAGGCCCTGCGTGACCACCCGCAAGCCCGCCTGGTCCGCGACAGCGCCGACATCCTCGCGGAGCTACCCCAGCTCCGATAA
- a CDS encoding LLM class F420-dependent oxidoreductase, whose product MNLSGLGLWTAQFDFRPADVVRDTVQELEALGYNSLWIGENVGREPISQSAIMLAATSHMTVATAVANLWARDPLSMAAAHQTLTEAFPNRFILGIGVSHAKLVTDTRGLRYDRPLPAARAYLLAMDTLIQRYRAVRAGHAVRMLAALGPRMLALAAEFADGAHTYLVPPEHTAAARHILGPGKLLVPEQAVILETEKDRAREIGRRHLRRYLTLPHYTNNLRRFGYTDDDLDHHGSDRLLDDLIVWGDETAVADRIRQHRQAGADQVCLQVLDPDFRGLPLAQWRRLAAIVPDAGS is encoded by the coding sequence ATGAACCTGAGCGGGCTCGGACTCTGGACCGCGCAGTTCGACTTCCGCCCCGCCGACGTCGTCCGCGACACCGTTCAAGAACTCGAAGCACTGGGCTACAACTCCCTGTGGATCGGCGAGAACGTCGGCCGCGAACCGATCAGCCAGTCCGCCATCATGCTGGCCGCCACCAGCCACATGACGGTCGCGACCGCCGTCGCGAACCTATGGGCACGGGACCCGCTTTCCATGGCCGCAGCCCACCAAACCCTCACCGAAGCCTTCCCCAACCGCTTCATCCTCGGCATCGGAGTCAGTCACGCCAAGCTCGTCACCGACACCCGCGGACTGCGTTACGACCGGCCGCTACCGGCCGCCCGCGCCTACCTGCTGGCTATGGATACGCTGATTCAGCGCTACCGAGCGGTCCGTGCTGGCCACGCCGTCCGCATGCTCGCAGCGCTCGGCCCCCGCATGCTGGCATTGGCTGCCGAATTCGCCGACGGCGCTCACACCTATCTCGTACCTCCCGAACACACCGCCGCCGCCCGGCACATCCTCGGCCCCGGCAAGCTTCTCGTCCCGGAACAAGCAGTGATCCTGGAAACCGAGAAGGACCGGGCCCGCGAGATCGGTCGGCGGCACCTGCGCCGGTACCTGACCTTGCCGCACTACACCAACAACCTGCGCCGGTTCGGCTACACCGACGACGACCTCGACCACCACGGCAGTGACCGGCTCCTCGATGACCTGATCGTCTGGGGCGACGAAACAGCCGTCGCGGACCGCATCCGCCAACATCGGCAAGCCGGCGCTGATCAGGTCTGCTTACAGGTGCTCGACCCCGATTTCCGCGGCCTACCGCTGGCTCAGTGGCGTCGCCTGGCCGCCATCGTCCCCGACGCCGGGAGCTAA
- a CDS encoding ArdC family protein: MVTTQRAPRAQQETDAFLQKIKDEFDARLAALASDPARWVEFIEQVAVLGAHYSLSNQLLLMMQAEERGITARYFLPFGNKDGTTGWKRHHREVRKGEKAFKVWAPVRRRPTEEQARQWETEGRTVKREPSGRPDVQVVGFRLMPTFELSQTDGEPFEVPTVRRLRRIRTSAAGMPQLLSGDDPTEAFDDVVTLIKAEGYSFELAAPGSRYLAEANGVTVAGDVMLVRVRDDVSAAQRVKTTVHELAHIRCGHLSDRPPGEDVHRGRAETEAESVAHIVCAALDLDTAAYSDAYVLGWADGDMDLVAQCAGTVLRVAKGILADLTPAGSTTEADDVADVAGGLR; encoded by the coding sequence ATGGTCACCACGCAGCGCGCACCGCGCGCGCAGCAGGAAACCGACGCGTTCCTGCAAAAGATCAAGGATGAGTTCGACGCCCGGCTTGCCGCGCTGGCGTCCGACCCGGCCCGGTGGGTCGAGTTCATCGAGCAGGTCGCCGTGCTCGGCGCTCACTACAGCCTCAGCAACCAGCTGCTGCTGATGATGCAGGCCGAGGAACGCGGGATCACTGCCCGCTACTTCCTGCCGTTCGGCAACAAGGACGGCACCACCGGCTGGAAGCGTCACCACCGCGAAGTCCGCAAGGGTGAGAAGGCGTTCAAGGTCTGGGCCCCGGTGCGGCGGCGGCCGACCGAAGAACAGGCGCGCCAGTGGGAAACCGAAGGCCGAACGGTGAAAAGGGAGCCGTCCGGGCGCCCGGATGTGCAGGTCGTCGGGTTCCGGCTGATGCCGACGTTCGAGTTGTCGCAGACCGACGGAGAACCGTTCGAGGTGCCTACCGTGCGGCGGCTGCGCCGGATCCGGACGTCGGCCGCCGGGATGCCGCAACTGCTATCCGGCGACGACCCGACCGAAGCGTTCGACGATGTCGTCACGCTGATCAAAGCGGAAGGGTACAGCTTCGAACTGGCCGCGCCGGGCAGCCGCTATCTCGCCGAAGCCAACGGTGTCACCGTGGCCGGCGACGTGATGCTGGTTCGCGTACGCGACGACGTCAGCGCCGCCCAACGCGTCAAGACCACCGTGCACGAGCTGGCGCACATCCGCTGCGGTCACCTCAGCGACAGGCCGCCCGGCGAAGATGTGCACCGCGGCCGGGCCGAGACCGAAGCCGAAAGCGTCGCGCACATCGTCTGCGCAGCCCTGGACCTGGACACTGCCGCCTACAGCGACGCCTACGTGCTCGGCTGGGCCGACGGCGACATGGACCTCGTCGCACAGTGCGCCGGCACCGTGCTGCGCGTTGCCAAGGGAATCCTCGCCGACCTCACCCCCGCCGGCAGCACAACCGAAGCCGACGACGTCGCGGACGTGGCGGGAGGACTCCGGTGA
- a CDS encoding conjugal transfer protein TrbL family protein, with product MIEWLMDGLVRWLAEKAVGLLGELMDFLASSLFTSPDVTLLPQVQSIAGKSALVVNGCFVLAIIAVGVAVMLGDSVTMQQGAKELIPRLVIGFILSVFAVPLTGVLIGVANALTVSMLGTSSPTNEMVPFVQVRIAAALTDGPSALMAAVTGLLIVVLMFMLIVSWLVRIGVLVLLAGIAPVALACYAVPWTQAAADLWWRSLLGCLATPTLQAVAFSTGVDLLIDPEANLPVRLGEQGSDMTNLLLVIVVLWITVRIPGLVGRFVTRQSGGPNVTGLILRTVTVQSLTRGLKGGR from the coding sequence ATGATCGAGTGGCTGATGGACGGCCTGGTCCGTTGGCTCGCCGAGAAGGCCGTGGGGCTTCTCGGCGAGCTGATGGACTTTCTGGCCTCGTCGTTGTTCACCTCGCCGGACGTCACGTTGTTGCCGCAGGTGCAATCGATCGCCGGCAAGAGCGCCCTGGTCGTCAACGGTTGCTTCGTGCTGGCCATCATCGCCGTCGGTGTCGCCGTCATGCTCGGCGACTCGGTGACGATGCAGCAGGGCGCCAAAGAGTTGATCCCGCGGCTCGTCATCGGGTTCATCCTGTCGGTGTTCGCGGTCCCGTTGACGGGCGTACTGATCGGCGTCGCCAACGCCTTGACGGTGTCCATGCTCGGTACTTCGTCGCCGACGAACGAGATGGTTCCGTTCGTTCAGGTGCGCATCGCCGCGGCCTTGACCGACGGGCCTTCCGCGCTCATGGCTGCCGTCACCGGGCTACTGATCGTCGTGCTGATGTTCATGCTCATCGTCAGCTGGCTGGTGCGCATCGGCGTACTGGTGCTCCTCGCCGGGATCGCGCCGGTGGCGCTGGCCTGCTACGCCGTGCCGTGGACGCAGGCCGCGGCCGACCTGTGGTGGCGCAGCCTTCTGGGCTGCCTGGCCACGCCGACGTTGCAGGCTGTGGCGTTCTCCACCGGCGTCGATCTGCTGATCGATCCGGAGGCGAACCTGCCTGTTCGTCTCGGCGAGCAGGGCTCGGACATGACGAATCTGCTGTTGGTGATCGTCGTGCTGTGGATCACCGTCAGGATTCCGGGCCTGGTGGGCCGATTCGTCACCCGTCAAAGCGGGGGCCCGAATGTCACCGGCCTGATCCTGCGCACCGTCACGGTGCAGAGCCTGACCCGTGGCTTGAAGGGAGGCCGTTGA
- a CDS encoding DUF397 domain-containing protein, with product MNPKKYRTWRKSRRSDGGGNCVEVSFAADGTIGVRDSKNRTGPVLEFSTAEWEAFLGGVRDGEFDRP from the coding sequence CCGAACCTGGCGTAAGTCCCGTCGCAGCGACGGCGGCGGCAACTGCGTCGAAGTCTCCTTCGCCGCCGACGGCACCATCGGCGTCCGCGACAGCAAGAACCGCACCGGCCCGGTCCTGGAATTCTCGACAGCCGAATGGGAAGCGTTTCTTGGCGGCGTGCGCGACGGCGAATTCGACCGGCCATAG
- a CDS encoding TRM11 family SAM-dependent methyltransferase, whose amino-acid sequence MPDDTLPVTSVWLTCQQPARDQRRGRYVPETSSHPGKMLPNLAAYAINSYTAPGDLVFDPMCGSGTTLVEAMHLGRHGIGIDIEPRFTTLADANVTLASAQGATGTAKVFTGDATGLLDLVPASAVGQVGLVLTSPPYGRGTHGLVRANSSGIRKRDHLYGDRQRGNLAYAGWSRLLDGFATILSASCQLLRPGGTVVITCRPVRRHRDDLIDLPGELLAVGRSVGLVPVQRCAAMLAAVRDGQIVHRASMFGLMAVRRSRAEGVPVHLIAHEDVLVLRRR is encoded by the coding sequence ATGCCTGACGACACATTGCCCGTCACGTCGGTCTGGCTGACCTGCCAGCAGCCGGCCCGCGACCAGCGACGAGGCCGCTACGTGCCGGAGACCTCCAGCCATCCCGGCAAGATGCTGCCGAACCTGGCCGCGTACGCGATCAACTCCTACACCGCGCCGGGCGACCTGGTGTTCGATCCGATGTGCGGCTCCGGCACCACCCTTGTCGAGGCCATGCACCTGGGCAGGCACGGCATAGGCATCGACATCGAACCCCGGTTCACCACGCTGGCCGACGCCAATGTCACCCTGGCCTCGGCACAGGGCGCCACCGGTACGGCGAAGGTTTTCACCGGCGACGCCACCGGACTGCTCGACCTGGTGCCCGCGTCCGCGGTCGGCCAGGTCGGACTGGTGCTCACCTCGCCGCCGTACGGGCGCGGGACCCACGGCCTCGTACGCGCCAACAGCAGCGGAATACGCAAGCGCGACCACCTGTACGGGGACCGGCAACGCGGCAACCTCGCCTACGCCGGATGGTCCCGCCTGCTCGACGGATTCGCCACGATCCTGTCCGCCAGCTGCCAGCTGCTGCGCCCCGGCGGCACCGTGGTCATCACCTGCCGGCCGGTTCGTCGCCATCGAGACGACCTGATCGACCTGCCGGGTGAACTGCTCGCAGTCGGGCGCTCGGTAGGGCTGGTACCGGTGCAGCGGTGCGCGGCGATGCTCGCCGCCGTCCGCGACGGACAGATCGTGCACCGCGCCTCCATGTTCGGGCTCATGGCAGTCCGCCGCTCCCGCGCCGAAGGCGTCCCCGTACACCTGATCGCCCACGAAGACGTACTGGTCCTGCGCCGCCGCTGA
- a CDS encoding pilin, with amino-acid sequence MFTTLTVLSDLAAADAMQPLAAPKTIPQVIDGITGWIMGIIALVATLFLVIAGLRYMAAGGDPAQVEQAKGNFKSALIGYALAVLAPVILQVLQKIVGG; translated from the coding sequence ATGTTCACGACTCTCACTGTCCTGTCCGATCTCGCCGCCGCGGATGCCATGCAGCCGCTGGCGGCCCCGAAGACCATCCCGCAGGTCATCGACGGCATCACCGGCTGGATCATGGGCATCATCGCGCTCGTCGCGACGCTGTTCTTGGTCATTGCCGGGCTCCGCTACATGGCGGCTGGCGGTGATCCCGCCCAGGTCGAGCAGGCCAAGGGCAACTTCAAGTCCGCGCTGATCGGCTACGCCCTCGCGGTTCTGGCCCCGGTGATCCTGCAGGTGCTGCAGAAGATCGTCGGCGGCTGA
- a CDS encoding VirB4 family type IV secretion system protein codes for MKLNKSRSTAGGAQMPSPAAVHVTPQHVRVGDGYAATFVVCGYPAEVGPAWLEPLLSYPGRVDVAVHLDPVAPQLAASMLKRQRARLESSRRLDAGQGRLGDPMTEAAAADAADLADRVARGAAKLFEVGIYVTVHARDLDELRTITAGVKSAAASVLLDLQPATFRHQQGWVSTLPLGVDPLRMRRILDTTALAAAFPLASADLPAAAPGVVPVPDGVIYGVNTTSNGVLLWNRWAQDNHNSVVLARSGAGKSYFVKLEVLRNLYQGTHVAVVDPEDEYTPLVEHVGGSVVQLGRPGVRVNPLELPADNRPDTLTRRGLFLHILISVMLGAAPAPAERAALDRAIITTYSQAGINADPATWNRPAPLLRDLTAVLAADTDPAGAQLAARLAPWTTGNFAALFDGPSTVTPAAHLVVWSLRHLPDELRTVGTLLALDAIWSGIDAPGTGTHRRRQLVVVDEAWLLMRDGEGARFLFRMAKAARKRSAGLCVVTQDAADVLATDLGLAVVSNAATQVLMRQSTQSIDAVTEAFNLTAGEARLLLAAPRGEGLLVAGRSRIPFRSVGSAAEHRIAITGLGEAP; via the coding sequence ATGAAACTGAACAAGAGCAGAAGCACGGCCGGCGGGGCACAGATGCCGTCCCCTGCCGCCGTGCACGTCACGCCGCAGCACGTACGAGTCGGTGACGGTTACGCCGCGACGTTCGTGGTGTGCGGCTATCCAGCCGAGGTCGGCCCGGCGTGGCTGGAGCCGCTGCTGTCCTACCCCGGCCGGGTCGACGTCGCGGTCCATCTCGATCCGGTGGCGCCGCAGCTTGCCGCCTCGATGCTGAAACGTCAGCGTGCCCGGCTGGAGTCGTCGCGGCGTCTGGACGCCGGGCAGGGCCGGTTGGGTGATCCGATGACCGAGGCGGCGGCGGCCGATGCCGCCGACCTGGCCGACCGGGTGGCTAGGGGCGCGGCGAAGCTGTTCGAGGTCGGCATCTACGTCACCGTCCATGCCCGAGACCTCGACGAGCTGCGTACGATCACCGCAGGCGTCAAATCGGCCGCAGCCAGCGTGTTGCTCGACCTGCAACCGGCGACGTTTCGCCACCAGCAGGGCTGGGTCTCCACGTTGCCGCTCGGAGTGGATCCGCTGCGGATGCGCCGCATCCTCGACACCACCGCCCTGGCCGCCGCGTTCCCGCTCGCCTCGGCAGACCTGCCCGCCGCGGCACCGGGTGTCGTCCCGGTCCCGGACGGCGTGATCTACGGGGTGAACACCACCAGCAACGGCGTGCTGCTGTGGAACCGGTGGGCGCAGGACAACCACAACAGCGTGGTGCTCGCCCGTTCCGGCGCGGGCAAGAGCTACTTCGTCAAGCTGGAAGTGCTGCGCAACCTGTACCAGGGCACGCACGTCGCGGTCGTCGACCCGGAGGACGAGTACACCCCGCTGGTCGAGCACGTCGGCGGCTCCGTTGTGCAGCTCGGCCGGCCCGGCGTACGGGTCAATCCGCTCGAACTGCCCGCCGACAACCGGCCGGACACGCTGACCCGCCGCGGCCTGTTCCTGCACATCCTGATCTCGGTCATGCTCGGTGCAGCGCCTGCACCGGCCGAACGAGCCGCCCTCGACCGGGCCATCATCACCACCTACAGCCAAGCGGGCATCAACGCCGACCCGGCAACCTGGAACAGGCCCGCGCCGCTGCTGCGCGACCTCACCGCAGTCCTGGCCGCGGACACCGATCCGGCGGGCGCGCAGCTCGCGGCACGGCTGGCCCCGTGGACCACGGGCAACTTCGCGGCGCTGTTCGACGGGCCGAGCACCGTCACCCCGGCCGCCCACCTGGTGGTGTGGTCGCTGCGGCACCTCCCCGACGAGCTGCGCACCGTAGGAACACTGCTGGCGCTCGACGCGATCTGGTCGGGCATCGACGCTCCAGGCACCGGCACGCACCGGCGGCGACAACTGGTCGTGGTCGACGAGGCGTGGCTGCTGATGCGCGACGGCGAAGGCGCCCGGTTCCTGTTCCGCATGGCCAAGGCCGCCCGTAAACGCTCGGCAGGCCTGTGCGTGGTCACCCAGGACGCGGCCGATGTGCTGGCAACCGACCTCGGTCTGGCGGTCGTCTCCAACGCGGCGACCCAGGTGCTGATGCGCCAGTCCACGCAGTCCATCGACGCCGTCACCGAAGCGTTCAACCTAACAGCGGGGGAGGCGCGGCTCTTGCTCGCGGCGCCACGCGGGGAAGGCCTGCTCGTCGCGGGACGATCGCGGATCCCGTTTCGCAGTGTCGGGTCCGCGGCCGAGCACCGAATCGCGATCACCGGACTCGGGGAGGCACCGTGA
- a CDS encoding GGDEF domain-containing protein, with protein sequence MFTTDLVITTIVAIALGAGLGHLATRRSVTRLRAALADAAWQLTHDSLTGLYNRTGLQAACTAAEPQPIVVILIDVDRFKEVNDTYGHGAGDILLVRIASRIGELADVHHGSAARLSGDEFVAVVPLGGQRLDRLADMLTTVLAVPTVIPTDEGPVSVAVTASLGIAVVAGPDLVAVGLRNADTAMYHAKRRGGDQHVLHAPGMTMPVRTPRKGPRTRDLHRRAEGGGE encoded by the coding sequence GTGTTCACCACCGACCTCGTGATCACCACCATCGTGGCAATCGCACTCGGAGCCGGGCTGGGACATCTCGCCACCCGGCGATCCGTCACACGGCTACGCGCCGCGTTGGCCGACGCCGCGTGGCAGCTGACCCATGACTCGCTCACCGGCCTGTACAACCGCACGGGTCTGCAAGCCGCCTGCACCGCCGCAGAGCCGCAACCGATCGTCGTCATCCTCATCGACGTCGACCGGTTCAAAGAAGTCAACGACACCTACGGCCACGGTGCCGGCGACATCCTCCTCGTCCGAATCGCCAGCCGGATCGGGGAACTCGCCGACGTTCACCACGGCAGTGCCGCACGGCTGTCCGGAGACGAATTCGTCGCTGTCGTACCCCTTGGCGGCCAGCGCCTCGACCGACTCGCCGACATGCTCACCACCGTCCTCGCCGTGCCGACCGTGATCCCCACCGATGAAGGTCCGGTCTCCGTCGCCGTCACCGCCAGCCTCGGCATCGCCGTAGTCGCCGGACCGGACCTGGTCGCCGTTGGGCTGCGCAACGCCGACACGGCCATGTACCACGCCAAACGGCGCGGCGGCGACCAGCACGTCCTCCACGCGCCCGGCATGACCATGCCTGTCCGCACGCCGCGCAAGGGCCCTCGTACGCGTGACCTGCACCGCCGCGCCGAAGGCGGTGGCGAATGA
- a CDS encoding PrgI family protein, with product MNDFDNTAHRAAVTADVNAPDRIAFGLTFRQLGIIGGAGLAGLGIYRRFGPLLPPLAWLVAGIVLFAVAVVVALGRRDGLPLDVWLRHGFMLSRSPRTLAPGRARAASVAAVAGKPSVPAPLRSPATAISPAGILTSEGTDRVLIACGTTNIHLRTGGEQTALVDGFGRFLNSLTGPTQILVAAQRHDLTAYAQSTADRAPRLPHPALQAAADDYAAFLLDLDADREPLHRQVIAVLTGEHAADTAVRALSALGVEATALDGPAVTAALANAVDPFDSPVPGPRAVPGTPITLRSTT from the coding sequence ATGAACGACTTCGATAACACCGCTCACCGCGCAGCTGTGACGGCCGACGTGAACGCCCCGGACCGGATCGCGTTCGGGCTGACATTTCGGCAGCTCGGCATCATCGGTGGTGCCGGTCTCGCCGGGCTCGGTATCTACCGCCGGTTCGGGCCGCTGCTGCCACCGCTGGCCTGGCTCGTCGCCGGGATCGTGCTGTTCGCGGTGGCTGTCGTCGTAGCGCTGGGCCGCCGTGACGGTCTGCCGCTGGACGTGTGGCTGCGACACGGATTCATGCTGTCGCGTAGCCCGCGCACGCTGGCTCCCGGCCGGGCACGTGCCGCCTCGGTCGCGGCCGTGGCCGGCAAACCGAGCGTCCCGGCGCCGCTGCGTTCCCCGGCCACGGCGATCAGCCCGGCCGGGATTCTGACCAGCGAGGGCACCGATCGGGTGCTGATCGCCTGCGGCACCACCAACATCCACCTGCGCACCGGCGGCGAGCAGACAGCTCTGGTGGACGGGTTCGGACGGTTCCTCAACAGCCTGACCGGCCCGACGCAGATCCTCGTGGCCGCCCAGCGCCATGACCTGACCGCGTACGCGCAGTCGACCGCCGACCGGGCGCCGCGCCTGCCCCACCCGGCGTTGCAGGCCGCCGCCGACGACTACGCCGCGTTCCTGCTGGACCTCGACGCCGACCGCGAGCCGCTACACCGCCAGGTCATCGCAGTGCTCACCGGCGAACACGCAGCCGACACCGCCGTCCGCGCGCTGTCCGCGCTGGGTGTCGAAGCCACCGCGCTGGACGGGCCGGCCGTCACCGCGGCGCTGGCGAACGCGGTCGATCCGTTCGATTCCCCGGTGCCCGGCCCGCGTGCCGTGCCGGGCACCCCGATCACCCTGCGGAGCACAACATGA
- a CDS encoding GNAT family N-acetyltransferase → MIVVTPAEPVHAEGIVALAEEMDRFYGATDVDPLEVRLRQINDAIFAPQPTANALLAWDGGRLVGLAAYSFLWPAVGLTRSLFLKELYVVESARRSGVGEQLMRAVFAIAVKHDCSRVEWQTESTNADARAFYAKIGAPEFGGKVSYRVDDELLQRLTGTDSDSFG, encoded by the coding sequence GTGATCGTTGTGACTCCCGCTGAACCCGTCCACGCGGAAGGGATCGTGGCACTGGCGGAGGAGATGGACCGCTTCTACGGTGCCACCGACGTTGATCCACTTGAGGTTCGACTTCGGCAGATCAACGACGCGATTTTCGCCCCGCAGCCGACTGCCAACGCGCTGCTCGCATGGGACGGCGGCAGGCTCGTGGGCTTGGCGGCGTACTCCTTCTTGTGGCCTGCGGTCGGCCTGACCCGATCGCTCTTTCTCAAGGAACTCTATGTCGTTGAGTCGGCACGCCGTTCTGGGGTAGGCGAGCAGCTCATGCGGGCGGTCTTCGCGATCGCTGTCAAGCACGACTGCAGCCGCGTGGAATGGCAGACCGAAAGCACCAACGCCGACGCGCGAGCCTTCTACGCCAAGATCGGTGCACCGGAGTTCGGAGGAAAGGTGTCTTATCGTGTGGACGACGAGCTGCTTCAGCGCCTGACCGGCACGGACAGCGACTCCTTCGGATAG